From Leptospiraceae bacterium, a single genomic window includes:
- a CDS encoding SHOCT domain-containing protein: MKKFKELLDAGVLTQEEFDRKKKELIG; this comes from the coding sequence TTGAAAAAATTCAAAGAATTATTGGACGCAGGAGTTTTGACACAAGAAGAATTTGATAGAAAGAAAAAGGAATTGATAGGTTAA